One window of the Zea mays cultivar B73 chromosome 3, Zm-B73-REFERENCE-NAM-5.0, whole genome shotgun sequence genome contains the following:
- the LOC100285879 gene encoding Very-long-chain aldehyde decarbonylase GL1-10, protein MMPYGTAAEAEAALGRSMTWAEALWFRYSAGMPDLWLTWHVSLVYLVLYALVPLPVMVIQKLAPGYALRHKLQPGVPEPSPVSTYVEYIRDSRGVTLAALGPFPLIYSIAFKLFGVRTGLPLPSVWETATHLVVYSLVEDYTSYWLHRFLHTRWGYEKIHRVHHEKTAPSGFAAAYATGTELSLYLTTLFLGPAIVPSHVTTHWLLFSIRIMEAFDTHSGYHFPFSLARFIPFYGGAEFHDYHHYAGEKTRSNFSSVFTYCDYIYGTNKGYMYHKRSLAELKTKEAEHSGKED, encoded by the exons ATGATGCCCTACGGCACGGCGGCGGAGGCAGAGGCGGCGCTGGGGCGCTCCATGACCTGGGCAGAGGCCCTGTGGTTCCGGTACTCGGCGGGGATGCCGGACCTGTGGCTGACGTGGCACGTCTCCCTCGTCTACCTCGTCTTGTACGCGTTGGTTCCGCTGCCGGTCATGGTTATCCAGAAGCTCGCGCCGGGGTACGCCCTGCGGCACAAGCTGCAGCCCGGGGTGCCGGAGCCCTCGCCGGTTTCCACCTACGTCGAATACATAAGGGACAGCAGGGGCGTCACCCTGGCCGCCTTGGGCCCGTTCCCGCTCATCTACTCCATCGCATTCaag CTGTTCGGGGTCCGGACGGGACTCCCTTTGCCGTCGGTCTGGGAGACTGCGACGCACCTGGTGGTGTATTCGCTGGTGGAGGACTACACGTCGTACTGGCTCCACCGCTTCCTGCACACCAGGTGGGGGTACGAGAAGATCCACCGCGTCCACCACGAGAAGACGGCGCCGTCCGGGTTCGCCGCCGCCTACGCCACGGGCACTGAGCTCAGCTTGTACCTCACCACGCTCTTCCTTGGGCCGGCGATCgtgcccagccacgtcaccacgcACTGGCTCTTGTTCTCCATCCGCATAATGGAGGCCTTCGACACACACAGCGG GTACCACTTCCCGTTCAGCCTCGCGAGGTTCATCCCGTTCTACGGTGGCGCGGAATTCCACGACTACCATCACTACGCCGGAGAGAAGACCAGGAGCAATTTCAGTTCCGTGTTCACGTACTGTGATTATATATATGGGACAAACAAA GGCTACATGTACCACAAGAGAAGCCTAGCCGAG CTGAAGACGAAGGAGGCCGAACACAGCGGGAAAGAAGACTGA
- the LOC103652151 gene encoding protein FAR-RED IMPAIRED RESPONSE 1-like codes for METARGSEQCGEDTAMTTPCTTDGRNAVTPPAALSAPGILEDGNTVHPSLVGTSQRIPMRTIGEHEQDTPHILQSHDDSIDQRLVPKVGMTFSNVDEAYKFYSRYAYEVGFPLKRYRERKNCKWLNCSMEGKRAERGNGTPKVRNTISKRTQCRAGMKLKKIYDDAKENIISVRIDLIHLEHNHEFFRKDTEKNQLQCNKTHDPEYMEFLSAMQESRIPQHCIMDFVSEMHGGPENVPLTTQDMINLKKARQRERNANDVSKLLSFFALCKKDNPQFFSDFQLDQEGKILSIFWSHASQQADYIDFGDAVTFDTTHKTNLYDKPLGMFVGCNHHLQCTVFGFTLLGDETVDTFEWVFNAFKTCMGSEGPRVMLTDQDPAMPVALGRVFPNTIHRLCLWHVQNRYMPYLNELYARFEEEDFKTRFQSIIHHPLTVT; via the exons ATGGAGACGGCCAGGGGATCGGAGCAGTGTGGAGAAGATACGGCGATGACGACACCCTGTACGACCGATGGCCGGAATGCTGTAACTCCACCGGCTGCGTTATCGGCGCCAGGAATTCTTGAAGACGGCAACACAGTTCATCCAAGTTTGGTGGGAACAAGTCAGCGGATACCCATGCGGACAATTGGTGAACATGAGCAGGACACACCACACATTCTCCAAAGCCAT GATGATAGTATAGATCAACGATTGGTACCGAAGGTGGGTATGACATTTAGTAATGTGGACGAGGCGTACAAATTCTATAGCCgatatgcatatgaagttggatttccattGAAGAGATATAGGGAGAGAAAAAATTGCAAGTGGTTGAATTGTTCAATGGAAGGCAAGCGTGCCGAAAGAGGAAATGGTACTCCAAAAGTGCGAAATACAATTTCCAAGCGAACACAATGCAGAGCTGGAATGAAACTTAAAAAAATCTATGACGATGCCAAAGAGAATATCATTTCAGTGCGGATTGATCTTATTCATTTGGAACATAATCATGAGTTCTTCAGAAAGGATACAGAAAAGAATCAGTTACAGTGCAACAAGACACATGATCCAGAATACAtggagttccttagtgcgatgcaagaaAGCAGGATTCCGCAACACTGTATTATGGATTTTGTTTCAGAAATGCATGGTGGACCAGAGAATGTACCGTTAACTACACAAGACATGATCAACCT GAAGAAAGCGCGACAAAGAGAAAGAAATGCCAATGATGTGTCTAAGCTCCTATCTTTTTTTGCATTGTGTAAAAAAGATAACCCACAGTTTTTCTCTGACTTCCAACTAGACCAAGAAGGAAAGATTTTGAGCATTTTTTGGTCCCATGCTAGCCAGCAAGCAGATTACATTGACTTTGGAGATGCAGTTACCTTTGATACAACTCATAAGACAAATCTATATGACAAACCCCTGGGAATGTTTGTTGGTTGTAACCACCATCTGCAGTGCACCGTATTTGGTTTCACATTGTTGGGTGACGAAACTGTAGACACATTCGAGTGGGTTTTCAATGCattcaaaacatgcatgggatCTGAAGGACCACGAGTAATGCTTACAG ATCAAGATCCAGCAATGCCAGTTGCACTAGGCAGGGTATTTCCAAACACAATCCATCGTTTGTGTTTGTGGCATGTTCAGAACAGGTATATGCCGTATTTAAACGAGTTGTACGCTAGATTTGAGGAAGAGGATTTCAAAAcaaggttccaatctataatacatcatcctttaACTGTAACTTAG